From Pseudomonas sp. FP2335, the proteins below share one genomic window:
- a CDS encoding CmpA/NrtA family ABC transporter substrate-binding protein gives MNEPVDYSPTRNALAWVNGSDAPERSSLDLGFMALSDCASLVVAATQGFAQPYGLTLNLKRQASWANLRDKLVSGELDAAHSLYGLIYAVHLGIGGVAPTDMAVLMGLNQNGQSINLSHGLQQQGVVTPEALDRHVHQSRTKLTFAQTFPTGTHAMWLYYWLASQGIHPLRDVDSVVVPPPQMVAHLQAGRIDGFCVGEPWSASAVKQNQGFTMATTQAIWPDHPEKVLGCTQAFVDQYPNTARVLVMAILEASRFIEQSQENRRSTAQLLSARDYLDAPLDCIEPRLLGTYDDGLGNHWQDPHALRFFAEGAVNLPYLSDGMWFMTQFRRWGLLRDDPDYLDVARQVQQLALYRDAASAVGLSTTAADMRSSQLIDGKIWDGHDPAAYARSFRLHAMTDPTSRQALR, from the coding sequence ATGAACGAACCGGTAGACTACAGCCCGACCCGCAATGCGCTGGCCTGGGTCAATGGCAGTGACGCCCCGGAAAGAAGCAGCCTGGACCTCGGCTTCATGGCCTTGAGCGATTGCGCCTCGCTGGTCGTCGCCGCCACCCAGGGCTTCGCCCAACCTTATGGCCTGACACTCAACCTCAAGCGCCAGGCGTCCTGGGCCAACCTGCGCGACAAACTGGTCAGCGGTGAACTGGACGCCGCCCACAGCTTGTACGGGCTGATCTACGCGGTGCACCTGGGCATCGGCGGTGTAGCGCCGACCGACATGGCGGTGCTGATGGGCCTGAACCAGAACGGCCAGAGCATCAACCTGTCCCACGGCCTGCAACAGCAAGGAGTGGTCACTCCTGAGGCGCTGGATCGCCACGTGCACCAAAGCCGCACAAAACTGACCTTTGCCCAGACGTTTCCCACAGGCACCCACGCCATGTGGCTGTATTACTGGCTGGCGAGCCAGGGCATTCATCCGCTACGGGATGTCGATAGCGTGGTGGTCCCACCGCCGCAAATGGTCGCGCATCTGCAAGCCGGGCGTATCGACGGTTTCTGTGTCGGCGAACCCTGGTCCGCCAGCGCGGTGAAGCAGAACCAGGGCTTTACGATGGCGACTACCCAGGCGATCTGGCCGGATCATCCGGAAAAAGTCCTTGGCTGCACCCAGGCGTTCGTCGACCAATACCCCAACACCGCCCGCGTACTGGTGATGGCGATCCTTGAAGCCAGCCGCTTCATTGAACAGAGCCAGGAAAACCGTCGCTCCACCGCGCAATTGCTCAGTGCCCGCGACTACCTCGACGCGCCGCTCGACTGCATCGAACCGCGCCTGCTCGGCACCTACGACGACGGCCTCGGCAACCACTGGCAAGACCCCCATGCCCTGCGTTTTTTTGCCGAAGGCGCGGTGAACCTGCCGTATCTCTCCGACGGCATGTGGTTCATGACTCAATTCCGTCGCTGGGGCCTGTTGCGCGACGACCCGGACTATCTGGATGTTGCCCGCCAGGTCCAGCAACTAGCGCTCTATCGCGACGCCGCCAGCGCCGTTGGCCTCAGCACGACAGCCGCAGACATGCGCAGCAGCCAACTGATCGACGGCAAGATCTGGGACGGCCATGACCCCGCCGCCTACGCGCGCAGTTTCCGCCTGCACGCAATGACCGATCCCACAAGCCGCCAGGCCTTGCGCTGA
- a CDS encoding ANTAR domain-containing response regulator, whose product MLRILLINDTPRKVGRLKAALIEAGFEVIDESGLTIDLPARVETVRPDVILIDTESPGRDVMEQVVLVSRDQPRPIVMFTDEHDPDVMRQAIKSGVSAYIVEGIQAQRLQPILDVAMARFESDQALRAQLQARDQQLAERKRIELAKGMLMKMKACNEEEAYTLMRRQAMSRQQKLIQVAEQIIAMSELLG is encoded by the coding sequence ATGCTGCGAATCCTGTTGATCAACGACACCCCGCGTAAGGTCGGCCGACTCAAGGCCGCGCTGATCGAGGCCGGTTTCGAGGTGATCGATGAGTCAGGCCTGACCATCGACCTGCCCGCGCGCGTCGAAACGGTGCGTCCGGACGTGATCCTGATCGATACCGAGTCACCCGGGCGCGATGTGATGGAACAAGTGGTGCTGGTCAGCCGCGACCAGCCCCGGCCCATTGTGATGTTTACCGACGAACATGACCCAGATGTGATGCGCCAGGCGATCAAATCCGGCGTCAGCGCCTACATCGTCGAAGGCATCCAGGCCCAACGCCTGCAACCGATCCTCGACGTGGCCATGGCGCGCTTCGAGAGTGACCAGGCCCTGCGCGCCCAGCTGCAGGCCCGCGACCAGCAGTTGGCCGAGCGCAAGCGCATCGAACTGGCCAAGGGCATGCTGATGAAAATGAAGGCCTGCAATGAGGAAGAGGCCTACACCCTGATGCGCCGCCAGGCCATGAGTCGCCAGCAGAAACTGATCCAGGTGGCGGAGCAGATTATCGCCATGAGCGAGTTGCTCGGCTGA
- a CDS encoding NarK/NasA family nitrate transporter: MKSSFWKSGHTPTLFAAFLYFDLSFMVWYLLGPLAIQIAADLHLTTQQRGLMVATPILAGAVLRFLMGMLADKLSPKTAGLIGQVIVIAALLGAWKLGIHSYEQALLLGVFLGMAGASFAVALPLASQWYPAEHQGKAMGIAGAGNSGTVFAALLAPVLAAAFGWSNVFGFALIPLTLTLIVFAWLARNAPERPKAKSMADYFKALGDRDSWWFMFFYSVTFGGFIGLASALPGYFNDQYGLSPVTAGYYTAACVFGGSLMRPLGGALADRFGGIRTLLGMYGVAAVCIAAVGFNLPSSYAALALFVCTMLGLGAGNGAVFQLVPQRFRREIGVMTGLIGMAGGIGGFALAAGMGAIKQSTGSYQLALWLFASLGVLAWFGLHGVKRRWRTTWGSAAVTAARV, from the coding sequence ATGAAATCAAGCTTCTGGAAATCCGGGCACACCCCGACCCTGTTTGCCGCATTCCTGTATTTCGATTTGAGCTTCATGGTCTGGTATCTGTTGGGCCCGCTGGCGATTCAGATTGCCGCCGACCTGCACCTGACCACTCAACAACGTGGCCTGATGGTCGCAACGCCGATCCTCGCCGGCGCGGTGCTGCGCTTTTTGATGGGCATGCTGGCCGACAAACTATCACCCAAGACCGCCGGGCTGATCGGCCAGGTGATCGTGATCGCGGCGTTATTAGGCGCCTGGAAACTCGGTATCCACAGCTACGAGCAAGCCCTGTTGCTGGGTGTGTTCCTCGGCATGGCCGGCGCATCCTTTGCGGTCGCACTGCCATTGGCGTCCCAGTGGTATCCCGCCGAACATCAAGGCAAAGCCATGGGCATTGCGGGCGCAGGCAACTCCGGCACCGTGTTTGCGGCGTTGCTGGCGCCAGTGCTGGCAGCCGCGTTTGGCTGGAGCAATGTGTTCGGTTTTGCGCTGATCCCATTGACCCTGACCCTGATCGTGTTCGCCTGGCTTGCCCGCAATGCTCCCGAACGGCCGAAAGCCAAATCCATGGCCGACTACTTCAAGGCCCTGGGCGACCGTGACAGTTGGTGGTTCATGTTTTTCTACAGCGTGACCTTCGGCGGCTTTATCGGCCTGGCCAGTGCCCTGCCCGGCTATTTCAACGACCAGTACGGCCTGAGCCCGGTGACCGCTGGCTACTACACCGCCGCCTGCGTGTTCGGCGGCAGCCTGATGCGCCCGCTGGGCGGCGCCCTGGCCGACCGTTTCGGCGGGATTCGTACCCTGCTCGGCATGTACGGCGTGGCGGCGGTGTGCATCGCGGCGGTGGGTTTCAACCTGCCGAGTTCCTACGCGGCACTGGCACTTTTCGTCTGCACTATGCTCGGTCTTGGTGCCGGTAATGGCGCGGTATTCCAGTTGGTGCCGCAACGTTTTCGCCGTGAAATCGGCGTGATGACCGGCCTGATCGGCATGGCCGGCGGCATCGGCGGCTTTGCCCTGGCGGCAGGAATGGGCGCGATCAAACAGAGCACCGGCAGCTATCAATTGGCCTTGTGGCTGTTCGCTAGCCTGGGCGTGCTGGCCTGGTTCGGCCTGCACGGCGTGAAACGTCGCTGGCGCACCACCTGGGGCTCGGCCGCCGTGACGGCCGCGCGCGTCTGA
- a CDS encoding bifunctional protein-serine/threonine kinase/phosphatase — protein MSLQLSIAHASAIGPRPENQDALRVVTPVAELAASKGYLCALADGVSQCADGGLAARSTLQALALDYYATPQTWGVAQALERLLLAQNRWLQANGGGQPLLTTLSALVFRGQRFTLAHVGDCRVYRWLDGELQRISDDHVWEQPGMQHVLKRALGLDQHLVLDFLDGELRQGECFLLLSDGVWATLAEHSISAILREQTDLELAVNTLVNAAHLAGSQDNASALLVRIDTLGAATLGDALVQLQQWPLPPPLKTGQSFEGWQVEGVLAHSRQSLLYRVRDAQQQPWLLKTLPLNRDDDSDAGQALLSEEWFLRRVAGRAFPEVHAASARQHLYYVMREYPGRTLAQLFQQQGPLPLAQWLSIAERLVRAVGMLHRRQILHRDIKPENLLQGDDGELRVLDFGLAYCPGLSEDRAHLLPGTPSFIAPEAFSGERPTAQQDLYSVGVTLYYLLTGHYPYGEIEAFQRPRFTQPISASRYRPDLPEWLPLSLGRAVASQPTQRYETAEEWLRDLEQADRRELSVQPRPLLEREPLKVWQTLAAMSLLLNLVLLYWLLHH, from the coding sequence ATGAGCCTGCAACTGAGCATCGCCCACGCCAGCGCCATCGGCCCACGCCCGGAAAACCAGGACGCGCTGCGGGTGGTCACGCCCGTGGCCGAACTGGCCGCAAGCAAAGGTTACCTGTGCGCCCTGGCCGACGGCGTCAGCCAATGCGCCGACGGCGGCCTGGCGGCGCGCTCGACCTTGCAGGCACTGGCCCTGGACTATTACGCCACGCCGCAAACCTGGGGCGTGGCCCAGGCGCTCGAACGCTTGCTGCTCGCGCAGAACCGCTGGCTGCAAGCCAATGGCGGCGGCCAGCCACTGCTGACCACCCTCAGCGCCCTGGTGTTTCGCGGCCAGCGTTTCACCCTGGCGCATGTCGGCGATTGCCGGGTGTATCGCTGGCTGGATGGCGAGTTGCAACGCATCAGCGACGACCATGTGTGGGAGCAACCGGGCATGCAGCATGTGCTCAAGCGCGCCCTCGGCCTGGATCAACACCTGGTGTTGGACTTTCTCGACGGCGAATTGCGCCAAGGCGAGTGCTTCCTGCTGCTCAGCGACGGCGTGTGGGCCACCCTTGCCGAGCACAGCATCAGCGCGATCCTGCGTGAGCAAACCGACCTCGAACTGGCGGTCAACACCCTGGTCAATGCCGCACACCTGGCCGGCAGCCAGGACAACGCCAGTGCCCTGCTGGTGCGTATCGACACGCTCGGCGCCGCGACCCTCGGCGACGCGCTGGTGCAGTTGCAGCAATGGCCGCTGCCGCCGCCACTGAAAACCGGGCAATCCTTCGAGGGCTGGCAGGTAGAAGGTGTGCTGGCACACAGTCGACAGTCATTGCTGTACCGGGTACGCGATGCCCAGCAGCAGCCATGGCTGCTGAAAACCCTGCCCCTCAACCGCGACGACGACAGCGACGCCGGGCAGGCCTTGCTGTCGGAGGAATGGTTCCTGCGCCGGGTAGCCGGGCGCGCGTTTCCTGAAGTCCACGCCGCCAGCGCGCGTCAGCATTTGTACTATGTGATGCGCGAATATCCGGGGAGAACCCTGGCACAACTGTTCCAGCAACAAGGCCCATTGCCCCTGGCGCAATGGCTGTCCATCGCCGAGCGGTTGGTACGCGCGGTGGGCATGCTGCATCGGCGGCAGATCCTGCACCGCGACATAAAACCGGAGAACCTGTTACAGGGGGACGACGGCGAGTTGCGCGTGCTGGATTTCGGCCTGGCCTACTGCCCGGGGCTCTCCGAAGACCGCGCGCACCTGCTGCCCGGCACCCCGAGTTTTATCGCGCCCGAGGCTTTCAGTGGAGAACGTCCTACGGCCCAACAGGATTTGTACAGTGTCGGCGTGACGCTGTATTACCTGCTGACCGGGCACTATCCCTACGGAGAAATCGAAGCGTTCCAACGGCCGCGCTTCACCCAACCCATCAGCGCCAGCCGGTATCGCCCCGACCTGCCGGAGTGGCTGCCCCTGAGCCTGGGACGGGCGGTGGCCTCGCAACCCACACAACGTTATGAAACCGCTGAAGAGTGGCTGCGCGACCTGGAACAGGCCGACCGCCGCGAATTGAGCGTGCAGCCAAGGCCGCTGCTGGAGCGCGAACCGCTCAAGGTCTGGCAAACCCTGGCCGCCATGTCTTTGCTGCTCAATCTGGTGCTGCTGTACTGGCTGCTGCACCACTAG
- the nirB gene encoding nitrite reductase large subunit NirB: MKKLKLVMIGNGMAGVRTLEELLKLSSDLYDITVFGAEPHTNYNRILLSPVLAGEQTFEEIVLNDLSWYLDNNIKLLLNRKVVQIDRVKRIVIAEDGSEAEYDRLLIATGSTPFILPIPGNTLQGVIGYRDIADTQAMIDTAKTHKHAVVIGGGLLGLEAANGLMLRGMHVTVVHIGEWLLERQLDKTSGQLLQTELESRGLVFRLCEQTQALHDAGNGRVGSVQFKNGDIIPADLVVMAAGIRPNTELAEKSGIPCNRGILVNDTLQTYDPRIYAIGECASHRGIAYGLVAPLFEQAKVCANHLAQLGFATYKGSVTSTKLKVTGIDLFSAGDFMGGEGTETITLSDPIGGVYKKLVIKDDILVGACLYGDTADGGWYFRQIRENHAIGEIRDHLMFGENALGDVGHQGQDKAMSMADNAEVCGCNGVCKGTIVKAIQEQGLFSVDEVKKHTKAASSCGSCVGLVEQILINTVGGAADVKPKSEKAICGCSDLNHGQIRQAIRDQHLLTIAGTMNYLNWRTPNGCATCRPALNYYLISTWPGEAKDDPQSRLINERAHANIQKDGTYSVVPRMWGGVTNPGELRRIADVADKYNVPMVKVTGGQRIDLLGIKKQDLPGVWKDLDMPSGHAYGKSIRTVKTCVGSEFCRFGTQNSTQLGIELEHDLFNMWSPHKVKLAVSGCPRNCSEAGIKDVGIIGVDSGWEMYIGGNGGIKTEVAEFFVKLKTAEEVREYNGAFLQLYREEAFYLERTVHYLQRVGMEHIKKAVLEDPARRQALNERLQFSLSFEQDPWKERLEQPLLKKEFDVIPVQQLEMPA; encoded by the coding sequence ATGAAAAAACTCAAATTAGTGATGATCGGCAACGGCATGGCCGGGGTTCGCACCCTTGAAGAATTGCTCAAGCTGAGCAGCGACCTGTACGACATCACCGTGTTCGGCGCCGAGCCGCACACCAACTACAACCGCATCCTGCTGTCGCCGGTGCTGGCCGGTGAACAGACCTTTGAAGAGATCGTGCTCAACGACCTCAGCTGGTATCTGGACAACAACATCAAGTTGCTGCTGAACCGCAAAGTGGTGCAGATCGACCGCGTCAAACGCATCGTCATCGCCGAAGACGGCAGCGAAGCCGAATACGATCGCCTGCTGATCGCCACCGGCTCTACCCCGTTTATCCTGCCGATCCCCGGCAATACCTTGCAGGGCGTGATCGGCTACCGCGACATCGCCGACACCCAGGCCATGATCGACACCGCCAAGACTCATAAGCACGCGGTGGTCATCGGCGGCGGCCTGCTCGGCCTGGAAGCCGCCAACGGCCTGATGCTGCGCGGTATGCACGTGACCGTTGTGCATATCGGCGAGTGGCTGCTGGAGCGACAACTGGACAAGACCAGTGGCCAACTGCTGCAAACCGAACTGGAAAGCCGAGGCCTGGTGTTTCGCCTGTGTGAACAGACCCAGGCGCTGCATGATGCCGGCAATGGTCGCGTCGGCTCGGTGCAGTTCAAGAACGGCGACATAATCCCCGCGGATTTGGTGGTGATGGCCGCCGGCATTCGCCCCAACACCGAACTCGCGGAAAAATCCGGTATCCCGTGCAACCGTGGGATTCTGGTCAACGACACCCTGCAAACCTACGACCCACGCATCTACGCGATCGGCGAATGCGCCAGCCATCGCGGGATCGCCTACGGCCTGGTGGCGCCCTTGTTCGAACAGGCCAAAGTCTGCGCCAACCATTTGGCCCAACTGGGTTTTGCCACCTACAAAGGCTCGGTGACTTCGACCAAGTTGAAAGTGACCGGTATCGACCTGTTTTCGGCCGGGGACTTCATGGGCGGCGAAGGCACCGAGACCATCACCCTCTCCGACCCGATTGGCGGCGTGTACAAGAAGCTGGTGATCAAGGACGACATCCTGGTCGGCGCCTGCCTGTACGGCGACACCGCCGACGGTGGTTGGTATTTCCGCCAGATCCGTGAGAACCACGCCATCGGCGAGATCCGCGACCACCTGATGTTCGGCGAAAACGCCTTGGGTGACGTAGGCCATCAAGGCCAGGACAAGGCCATGAGCATGGCCGACAACGCCGAGGTCTGCGGCTGCAACGGCGTGTGCAAGGGCACTATCGTCAAGGCGATCCAGGAACAGGGCTTGTTCAGTGTCGATGAGGTAAAAAAACACACCAAGGCCGCCAGTTCTTGCGGTTCCTGCGTCGGCTTGGTCGAGCAGATCCTGATCAACACCGTGGGCGGTGCGGCCGATGTCAAACCGAAAAGCGAAAAAGCCATCTGCGGTTGCAGCGACCTCAACCACGGACAAATCCGCCAGGCCATCCGCGACCAGCACTTGCTGACCATCGCCGGCACCATGAACTACCTCAACTGGCGCACGCCCAACGGCTGCGCCACCTGCCGCCCGGCGCTGAACTACTACCTGATTTCCACCTGGCCCGGCGAGGCCAAGGACGATCCGCAATCGCGCCTGATCAACGAACGCGCCCACGCCAACATTCAGAAAGACGGCACCTACTCCGTAGTCCCCCGGATGTGGGGCGGTGTGACCAATCCTGGGGAACTGCGCCGCATCGCCGATGTGGCCGACAAATACAACGTGCCAATGGTCAAGGTCACCGGCGGTCAGCGCATCGACCTGCTCGGTATCAAGAAGCAGGACCTGCCGGGGGTGTGGAAAGACCTCGACATGCCATCCGGCCATGCCTACGGCAAGTCCATCCGCACTGTAAAAACCTGCGTGGGCAGCGAGTTCTGCCGCTTCGGCACGCAAAACTCCACGCAACTGGGCATCGAGCTTGAGCACGACCTGTTCAATATGTGGTCGCCGCATAAGGTCAAGCTGGCGGTGTCCGGCTGCCCACGCAATTGCTCGGAAGCCGGCATCAAGGACGTGGGAATCATCGGCGTCGATTCCGGCTGGGAGATGTACATCGGCGGCAACGGTGGGATCAAGACCGAGGTGGCGGAGTTCTTCGTCAAGCTGAAAACCGCTGAAGAAGTGCGTGAGTACAACGGCGCCTTCCTACAGCTGTACCGCGAAGAAGCCTTCTACCTTGAGCGCACCGTGCACTACCTGCAACGGGTCGGCATGGAGCACATCAAGAAAGCCGTACTCGAAGACCCCGCCCGCCGCCAAGCCCTCAACGAGCGCCTGCAGTTCTCGCTGTCGTTCGAACAAGATCCGTGGAAAGAGCGCCTGGAACAGCCGCTGCTGAAAAAAGAATTTGATGTGATCCCCGTCCAACAACTGGAGATGCCGGCATGA
- the nirD gene encoding nitrite reductase small subunit NirD, which yields MNWLNICALDEINVLGSRIIQGPKGDIAIFRTSDDEVFALDDRCPHKGGPLSQGLIYGKRVACPLHNWQIDLASGEAQAPDVGCAHHHPARVENGRVLLALRDAV from the coding sequence ATGAACTGGCTGAATATCTGCGCCCTCGACGAGATCAACGTGCTGGGCTCGCGCATCATCCAAGGCCCCAAAGGCGATATCGCGATTTTTCGTACCAGTGATGACGAAGTCTTCGCCCTTGACGACCGCTGCCCACACAAGGGCGGCCCGTTGTCCCAAGGCTTGATCTACGGCAAGCGCGTGGCCTGCCCGCTGCACAACTGGCAGATCGACCTGGCGTCCGGCGAAGCCCAGGCACCAGACGTCGGTTGCGCCCACCATCACCCGGCCCGTGTGGAAAACGGCCGGGTGCTGCTGGCCCTGCGGGACGCCGTGTGA
- a CDS encoding nitrate reductase, with amino-acid sequence MNRQTTASTCCYCGVGCGVLIEHDGAQILGVTGDPSHPANFGKLCSKGSSLHLTGDISARALYPELRLGKGLARSRTDWDTALEHAANVFADTLAEHGPDSVAFYISGQLLTEDYYSFNKLARALVGTNNIDSNSRLCMSSAVVGYKRSLGADAPPCSYEDLENSDCVMIVGSNMAYAHPVLFRRLEEAKARRPQMKVLVIDPRRTDTCDLADLHLAILPGTDVALFHGILHLLLWEDWIDRAFIQAHTEGLAELKRLVHDYTPQMVTQLCGISVEQLRLCAEWVGTSSSFLSLWCMGLNQSTAGSAKNSALINLHLATGTIGRPGCGPFSLTGQPNAMGGRETGSLSNLLPGHREAANPEHRAQVAAYWGVESLPAATGLTAVELFEQMQAGKIKAVWIACTNPAQSLPDQNSVRAALAACPFVVLQEAFRTTETAAFADLLLPAASWGEKEGTVTNSERRISHVRRAIAPPGEARPDWAITVDFAQRLERRLRPGRDSLFAFEQPAQVFDEYKLLTQERDLDLSGISHALLDKIGPQQWPFPKGAQAGTPRLYSDGRFPTASGRAQFVADPYRAAKEQRDARFPLTLITGRLRDQWHGMSRTGTAAQLFGHVSEALLSLHPDEMRRHRVKDGDLVNLKSRRGQVIVAVSADDSVRPGQAFLPMHWGDRFLKGGVNALTQPAFDPLSKQPELKHSGVRLETVHLPWQLFALIEGDVQQHFEALRPLCEGFAYVSLSLAGRERPALLVRAAHSEAPDLQLLTRIDQLLGLNDGPVMAYDDPRRSIGKRVKIEKGRITALRLAGETLARHWLQSLWLEGRTDDQLRRWLLAPLSAPPGGAAASSKILCNCKNVSENAVYSAIGRGLDLDGLKRELGCGTQCGSCVPEIKRLLASNPQPIAISV; translated from the coding sequence ATGAACCGCCAGACCACCGCGTCCACCTGCTGCTATTGCGGGGTGGGGTGCGGCGTGTTGATCGAACATGACGGCGCGCAAATCCTGGGGGTGACGGGCGACCCGAGCCACCCGGCCAACTTCGGCAAATTGTGCAGCAAGGGCTCCAGCCTGCACCTGACCGGCGACATATCCGCCCGCGCCTTGTACCCGGAGCTGCGCCTGGGCAAAGGCCTGGCGCGCTCGCGCACCGACTGGGATACCGCGTTGGAACACGCCGCCAACGTGTTCGCCGACACCCTCGCCGAACACGGGCCGGACAGCGTGGCCTTCTACATCTCCGGGCAACTGCTGACCGAGGACTACTACAGTTTCAACAAACTCGCCCGCGCCCTGGTGGGTACCAACAACATCGATAGCAACTCGCGGCTGTGCATGTCCTCGGCGGTGGTCGGCTACAAGCGCAGCCTGGGTGCCGATGCGCCGCCTTGCAGTTATGAGGACCTGGAAAACAGCGACTGCGTGATGATCGTTGGCAGCAATATGGCCTACGCCCACCCGGTATTGTTCCGACGTCTTGAAGAGGCCAAGGCACGCCGCCCCCAAATGAAAGTGCTGGTGATCGATCCACGCCGTACGGACACCTGCGACTTGGCTGACCTGCACCTGGCGATTCTGCCGGGCACCGATGTGGCGTTGTTCCATGGGATCTTGCATTTGCTGCTGTGGGAAGACTGGATCGACCGCGCGTTTATCCAGGCGCATACCGAGGGCTTGGCCGAGCTCAAGCGCTTGGTGCACGACTACACGCCGCAGATGGTCACACAGTTGTGCGGGATCAGCGTCGAGCAACTGCGCTTGTGTGCCGAGTGGGTGGGCACCTCCAGCAGTTTCCTGTCGCTGTGGTGCATGGGGCTTAACCAGTCCACCGCCGGCAGCGCAAAAAACAGCGCGCTGATCAATCTGCACCTGGCCACCGGCACCATCGGCCGACCAGGCTGTGGGCCGTTTTCCCTGACCGGTCAGCCGAATGCCATGGGCGGGCGCGAAACCGGCAGTTTGTCGAATTTGCTGCCGGGGCACCGTGAGGCAGCGAACCCAGAGCATCGCGCACAGGTTGCGGCGTATTGGGGGGTTGAGTCGTTGCCGGCGGCTACCGGGCTGACCGCTGTCGAACTGTTCGAGCAGATGCAGGCCGGCAAGATCAAGGCGGTCTGGATCGCCTGCACCAACCCGGCGCAATCGCTGCCGGACCAGAACAGCGTGCGCGCGGCGTTGGCGGCTTGTCCCTTTGTGGTGTTGCAGGAGGCGTTTCGGACGACGGAAACCGCAGCCTTTGCCGACCTGTTGTTGCCCGCCGCCAGTTGGGGGGAGAAGGAAGGCACGGTGACCAACTCCGAACGACGCATTTCCCACGTCCGCCGAGCTATCGCCCCACCGGGAGAAGCGCGGCCGGATTGGGCAATTACCGTAGATTTCGCACAGCGCCTGGAACGTCGTTTGCGTCCAGGGCGCGACAGTTTGTTTGCGTTCGAGCAGCCTGCGCAGGTTTTTGACGAATACAAACTGCTGACCCAGGAGCGTGACCTCGACCTGTCAGGCATCAGCCACGCCCTGCTCGACAAGATCGGACCACAACAATGGCCGTTTCCCAAAGGGGCACAGGCCGGCACGCCACGCCTGTATAGCGATGGCCGCTTCCCCACCGCCAGCGGGCGCGCGCAGTTTGTCGCCGACCCGTATCGCGCAGCCAAGGAACAGCGCGATGCACGCTTCCCTCTGACCCTGATCACCGGCCGCCTGCGCGACCAGTGGCACGGCATGAGCCGCACCGGCACTGCCGCGCAGTTGTTCGGGCACGTCAGCGAGGCATTGCTGAGCCTGCATCCGGACGAAATGCGCCGTCATCGCGTGAAAGACGGTGATCTGGTCAACCTGAAAAGCCGTCGCGGGCAAGTGATCGTGGCCGTCAGTGCGGACGACAGTGTGCGCCCGGGCCAGGCGTTCCTGCCGATGCATTGGGGGGATCGTTTTCTCAAGGGCGGCGTGAACGCACTCACCCAGCCGGCATTCGATCCGTTGTCGAAACAGCCGGAACTCAAGCACAGCGGGGTGCGCCTGGAGACCGTGCACCTGCCTTGGCAGCTGTTCGCCCTGATCGAGGGCGATGTGCAGCAACACTTTGAAGCCTTGCGCCCGCTGTGCGAGGGCTTTGCCTACGTGAGCCTGAGCCTGGCCGGGCGCGAGCGCCCTGCCCTGCTGGTGCGTGCCGCACACAGCGAGGCGCCCGACCTGCAACTGCTGACGCGTATTGACCAATTGCTGGGCCTGAATGACGGGCCGGTGATGGCCTATGACGACCCGCGCCGCTCGATTGGCAAGCGGGTGAAAATCGAAAAAGGCCGTATCACGGCGCTGCGCCTCGCCGGGGAAACCTTGGCGCGGCACTGGCTGCAAAGCCTGTGGCTGGAGGGGCGTACAGACGATCAACTGCGCCGCTGGTTGTTGGCGCCCCTCAGCGCCCCGCCGGGGGGCGCGGCGGCCAGCAGCAAGATCCTGTGCAACTGCAAAAACGTCAGCGAGAACGCTGTGTACAGCGCCATTGGCCGGGGCCTGGATCTGGATGGGTTGAAGCGGGAGTTGGGTTGCGGCACGCAATGCGGCTCCTGTGTCCCGGAAATCAAACGTTTATTGGCGAGCAACCCGCAGCCAATCGCAATCAGTGTGTGA